The genome window TCAACACGGGCACGACGATCATCACGTTCCTGATGGTCTTCCTCATCCAGAACACCCAGAACCGAGACACGAAGGCTATCCAGATCAAGCTGGACGAGCTGATCCGGGCGACCCGGGGCGCGCACAACGCCCTGCTCGATCTGGAAGAGCTGGAAGAGGACACTCTCGACCGGTTCCGCAGCCGGTACGAGGCGCTTGCGAGCGAGGCCAGGGCGGAGCTCTACAAGGGCGAAAAGGACACCGGCAGCCCGGAGCCCTGAGCGGCTCCAGGACCCGTTCCGGCCAG of Candidatus Fermentibacter sp. contains these proteins:
- a CDS encoding low affinity iron permease family protein, producing MRGNAWYSRFAKGTAHFSGRPWVFVAAVFVILVWIVTGPLFGFSDTWQLVINTGTTIITFLMVFLIQNTQNRDTKAIQIKLDELIRATRGAHNALLDLEELEEDTLDRFRSRYEALASEARAELYKGEKDTGSPEP